Proteins encoded by one window of Kribbella italica:
- a CDS encoding ABC transporter substrate-binding protein, whose protein sequence is MGIRRLGAVLVIGALALAGCGSSGEDEPAAGGDAGAGFPRTVEHAMGSTEVPAKPKRVVALDASFVDATLILDTPVVGYTDYRTINGELPEYLGDDRTTYGKESESVGTLAEPNLEKIAALNPDLIVTAKVRHEKQYEQLKAIAPTVMSETTGPTWKDNIRLTAKALGEEELAEKELAAYETAAKTVGAAINAKASNPTISVVRFVDGPTRLYQNASFSGIVLKDAGLKRPKSQDVEDFAAEISAERIKDADADAIFVATYADDKGLSAKTAEQFKNNPLWKPLAPKVHEVPDITWMTAVGLQGAWVILTDLAKTFEVPAPVKS, encoded by the coding sequence GTGGGGATCCGCCGTCTGGGTGCTGTTCTGGTGATCGGTGCGCTGGCTCTGGCCGGCTGCGGGTCCTCCGGTGAGGACGAGCCGGCCGCCGGCGGCGACGCCGGGGCGGGGTTCCCGCGGACCGTCGAGCACGCGATGGGCTCGACCGAGGTCCCGGCCAAGCCGAAGCGGGTCGTCGCGCTGGACGCCAGCTTCGTGGACGCGACGCTGATCCTCGACACCCCGGTCGTCGGGTACACCGACTACCGCACGATCAACGGCGAGCTGCCGGAGTACCTGGGGGACGACCGGACGACGTACGGCAAGGAGTCGGAGTCGGTGGGCACGCTCGCCGAGCCGAACCTGGAGAAGATCGCCGCGCTGAACCCGGACCTGATCGTCACCGCGAAGGTGCGGCACGAGAAGCAGTACGAGCAGCTGAAGGCGATCGCGCCGACGGTGATGTCGGAGACCACCGGGCCGACCTGGAAGGACAACATCCGGCTGACCGCGAAGGCGCTCGGCGAGGAGGAGCTGGCCGAGAAGGAGCTGGCGGCGTACGAGACCGCGGCGAAGACGGTCGGCGCGGCGATCAACGCGAAGGCCTCGAACCCGACGATCTCGGTGGTGCGGTTCGTCGACGGGCCGACCCGGCTCTACCAGAACGCGAGCTTCTCCGGGATCGTGCTGAAGGACGCCGGCCTGAAGCGGCCGAAGTCGCAGGACGTCGAGGACTTCGCCGCCGAGATCAGCGCCGAGCGGATCAAGGACGCCGACGCGGACGCGATCTTCGTCGCGACGTACGCCGACGACAAGGGACTGAGCGCGAAGACCGCCGAGCAGTTCAAGAACAACCCGCTGTGGAAGCCGCTCGCGCCGAAGGTGCACGAGGTGCCGGACATCACCTGGATGACGGCCGTCGGGCTGCAGGGGGCGTGGGTCATCCTCACCGACCTGGCCAAGACCTTCGAGGTCCCGGCGCCGGTCAAGAGCTAG
- a CDS encoding class III extradiol dioxygenase subunit B-like domain-containing protein, producing MPVVSAAVCPHPPLLVPEVASGAASDLDDLRAFCLTAVNALASTDRLVVVGTGPAAGRYDADAAGTFTPYGASLDVGSGAPVLPLSLTVGAWLLNQSKAAAVPRTYVAITPDAVPADCLALGREVAESNDQVGLLVMGDGSARRSEHSPVHLHPRAELFDSTVAAALHLADTTTLAALDPTLAAELHAAGRAPWQVLAATTGLTGELLYHAAPYGVGYFVASWT from the coding sequence GAGTGCTGCGGTCTGTCCGCATCCGCCGTTGCTGGTCCCCGAGGTCGCCAGCGGCGCGGCGTCTGACCTCGACGACCTGCGCGCCTTCTGCCTCACTGCCGTCAACGCGCTGGCGAGTACTGACCGCTTGGTCGTCGTCGGCACCGGCCCGGCTGCCGGTCGGTACGACGCTGACGCCGCCGGCACCTTCACGCCGTACGGCGCGTCGCTGGACGTGGGCTCCGGCGCGCCGGTCCTGCCTCTCTCGCTGACGGTCGGCGCCTGGCTTCTCAACCAGTCCAAGGCCGCCGCGGTGCCCCGCACCTACGTGGCCATCACGCCGGATGCGGTGCCCGCCGACTGTCTCGCGCTGGGCCGTGAAGTTGCTGAGAGCAACGACCAGGTCGGACTGCTGGTGATGGGCGACGGCTCGGCCCGCCGGAGCGAGCACTCGCCGGTCCACCTGCACCCCCGCGCCGAGCTCTTCGACAGCACTGTCGCCGCGGCGCTCCACCTGGCCGACACCACGACGCTGGCCGCTCTCGACCCGACCCTCGCCGCCGAGCTCCACGCCGCGGGCCGTGCGCCCTGGCAGGTGCTCGCGGCAACGACCGGCCTGACCGGCGAACTGCTGTACCACGCGGCGCCGTACGGGGTCGGCTACTTCGTCGCCAGCTGGACCTGA